The genomic stretch GATGTGAATCAATGGCCAGCGCTGCTTCCAATTTTTTTTGGAGATACGAGCTTCATAATGCTTTAACTTCGCTGGAGAGGCTGCGAAAAAAGGGGTAGGCCTGACACGCATGTGAATAACATCGTCAATCCCGCATGGAGCTGTCAGCACGACGTTATCGTCATGATCCAGCGTAAGTCCAAGCGCAGTGGCCGTTTCCGGAAATTTTGATATTGCGTCAACGGAAGAAAGGTAGGGCGGCGCCTGATCGAGAAGATGCATTCTGGCTTCATTTTTGACGGACCAAGGAATACCTGGCAATAGAGTATGAAGCCGAGACTCGAGCTTCTTTTCCTCTGATTCGTCTAAATTACTTTCATCGAAATAAATAACATCAACATCAGGCGTAGCCGTTCTTTCGAGAAAGCCATGAAGCTCGTCCCAAACTTTGGAGCGAATAAAGCCTGCACATACCCACCAATCCGGCAATTGCAAAGCTTTGGCTGCTTTCAAAACTCCGATCATCCATTCATCGTCATTCACGAGCTGAATAATGTCAGCTTCATTACGAATATTCAATAGGACATCCTCCTTAAAATTACTTTTTGCAATGCTTGCACAGGAAGAAGCCGGCATCCGATCACTAAGGGTCGATTGCCGGCTTCCTTGTGGTACATCGATATTCAGTTCATTTGCCTTTTTTGGAGGCGGCCCAGAAGGCGAGAATAATAAGTGGAATGATGATATACCAGGGAATGGTAATGGTTCCGCCAACAACTACGGCCAGCACCGTGACTATAATAACGCCAATAATAATGTACAGACAGCCTCTGCCGACTGTTCC from Paenibacillus sp. FSL H8-0548 encodes the following:
- a CDS encoding nucleotidyltransferase family protein, whose amino-acid sequence is MNIRNEADIIQLVNDDEWMIGVLKAAKALQLPDWWVCAGFIRSKVWDELHGFLERTATPDVDVIYFDESNLDESEEKKLESRLHTLLPGIPWSVKNEARMHLLDQAPPYLSSVDAISKFPETATALGLTLDHDDNVVLTAPCGIDDVIHMRVRPTPFFAASPAKLKHYEARISKKNWKQRWPLIHIYTAGTIIDLV